One stretch of Candidatus Neomarinimicrobiota bacterium DNA includes these proteins:
- a CDS encoding PDZ domain-containing protein: protein MMIKKLAVLSLATLTVISVSAGRTEAGKKGGWLGVRIETVNEDVQDDWNLNVSEGVLVTRVSKDSPADDSGIKRGDVILKYEGKTVNYADQLQDFVRRTPPEEEVDIRVNRDGKIKNFKVLVGRERRFSRNRSGRTHGFSFFTRSDEGGYLGIDMYDLTEGLREYFKIEEDEGVLVVNVMEDSPAEKAGFKSGDVITKVGKRIVEDSRELRKAISRYDPDEKVEIEYVRNKKKSKKKVKLGDREDYETDEFRFFGPMHKGNKSSLFFEMDDFHIDMKEFHNNFRHPEDEIDIDL from the coding sequence ATGATGATAAAGAAATTGGCTGTTTTAAGTCTGGCTACTCTTACCGTAATCAGCGTATCTGCCGGAAGAACAGAAGCGGGGAAAAAAGGTGGTTGGCTGGGTGTGCGGATAGAGACTGTAAACGAGGATGTCCAGGATGATTGGAACCTGAATGTATCAGAAGGGGTTCTTGTAACTCGTGTTTCAAAAGATAGTCCTGCGGATGATTCCGGAATTAAAAGGGGAGATGTAATACTAAAGTATGAGGGGAAAACGGTAAATTACGCGGATCAACTACAGGATTTTGTCCGAAGGACACCACCTGAAGAAGAAGTAGATATCAGGGTGAACCGTGACGGAAAGATTAAAAACTTCAAGGTTTTAGTTGGTAGAGAAAGAAGATTTTCCCGGAATAGGAGTGGTAGAACTCACGGGTTTAGTTTTTTCACCCGGAGTGACGAGGGAGGATACTTAGGCATAGATATGTACGACCTGACGGAAGGATTGAGGGAATATTTTAAGATTGAGGAAGACGAAGGTGTTTTGGTGGTTAACGTCATGGAAGATAGTCCTGCGGAGAAAGCGGGTTTTAAAAGTGGTGATGTCATAACTAAGGTAGGAAAGAGGATAGTTGAAGACTCAAGGGAATTGCGGAAAGCAATATCCCGTTATGACCCCGACGAAAAAGTAGAAATAGAATATGTGAGAAATAAGAAGAAATCGAAGAAAAAAGTAAAACTTGGTGACAGGGAAGATTATGAAACCGATGAATTTAGATTTTTCGGACCGATGCATAAGGGTAACAAGAGTTCTTTATTCTTTGAGATGGATGATTTTCATATTGATATGAAAGAATTTCATAACAATTTCCGACATCCGGAGGATGAGATAGACATTGATCTATAG